Genomic segment of Myxococcus stipitatus:
GGCTCTCCCGCACCCCGTGTGGTTCCCCCAGGAGGGGCGGCGGCCTCAGCAGGCTGACAGCTGGGCGAATACACCCTGGGAATGGATCCACCGTACTCCCTTCCCGGCTGGTGAGTGGAGCGGGGGGGGCGCGGAAACTTGGCGGATGTTGAGTCCACTGGACGGGGCGCGACTGCCTGCCCCGTCAGGCATGAGAGCAAGCCCGACGGCCCGTTGTCCGCGTTGCTCACCCGCCATGAGGCGCGTTTTGATGCAGCCTTGACACACGCAGGACGCAGCGGCCGAATCTTAATTAGGCACAGCGGGAATCTCGCTCCGAGCGGCGGATCGCAGAGCGTGCAACAGAAACTACGAGAGACATCCGAGGGTTAGGTGAAGTCAGGAAATTCGGGGTCCGAACAGCCGCAGACCCGTGTCGAGACGAAGTCGGGGCGCGAGCTTCACCGGGGCCGCCATGAAGTCGCGCCATCGTCATGAACCAGAGTAGGTTCTCCTCCTCCCTGTGCGTTGGAGTTCCGTCGATGCCACAAGCCACACCGCGCTCGTCACTTCCGGGAGCGCGTCCCAGCGTCTTCCTGCTCGCCGGAGCGTTCGTCACCGGCATGTTCCTCTTCGCCCATGTCGGTTGCGGAGGTGACGAGTGCCAGAACGCCGCCGACTGCCGTGACGACAACGGACCGCCGGCTTCGAACACGGAGTGGGTCTGCGAGGACAAGCGCTGTGTGCAGCATTCCGTCCAGGTGCCGCCCGCGGATTCCGGCACGGACGCGGGGCTTCCCGATTCGGGGCCGCCCGACTCGGGGCCGCCCGACGCGGGGAGACCCGACGCGGGGACTCCCGACTCGGGGCCCACCACGGTGCGCGTGCAGGTGCTCGCGTTCAATGACTTCCACGGGCAGCTCGAGGAGCCCACGGGCCAGATTCTGTCGGGCGTGGCCCCTGACGGTGGACCGGTGCGGGTGAACGCGGGCGGCGTGACGTACTTCGCCCGGCACATCGCGGCCCTGCGAGCCACCAATCCCAACACCGTGGTGGTGGCCGCGGGAGACCTCATCGGCGCCTCGCCGCTGCTGTCGGCGCTCTTCCACGACGAGCCCACCGTCGAGGCGATGAACCTGATCGGCCTGGACCTGGTCGCGGTGGGCAACCACGAGTTCGACGAGGGCAGCGCGGAGCTGTTGCGCATGCAGTCGGGCGGCTGCCACCCGGTAGATGGCTGCCTGGACGGGGATGGCTTTCCGGGCGCGAAGTTCAAGTTCCTGGCGGCCAACGTGGCCACGAGTGTGGACCGCACGCTGTTCCCCCGCTACGACGTGCGCGAGTTCGAGGGCGTGAAGGTGGCCTTCATCGGCATGACGTTGGAGGACACGCCGGAAATGGTCACGCCCACGGGCGTGGCGGGGCTCACCTTCAAGGACGAGGTGCAGACGGTGAACGCGTTGGTGCCGGAGCTGCGGCGGCAGGGCGTCGAAGCCATCGTCGTGGTGGTGCACCAGGGCGGAATTCCGGCCTGGGGCTCGCTGGTGAACGACTGCAAGGGCGAGGGGGCGGGCGGCATCATCGCAGGTGCCATCGTGGGCCTGGTCAAAGGGCTCGATGACGCGGTGGACGTCGTCGTCAGCGGCCACACGCATCAGGCCTACAACTGTGTCATCGATGGAAAGGTCGTCACGAGCGCCTCGTCGATGGGGCAGCTCGTCACGGACATCGACCTGACGTTGAGCAAGGCGACGGGCGACGTCGTGGATGCGCGAGCGAACAACGTCATCGTCACTCGCGACGTGCAGGAGGTCGGCGCGGTGAAGGACCTGGTGACGAAGTACCAGGGGCTCGTCACGCCGAGGGCCAACCGGGTCATCGGCTGGGTGGCGCAGACGCTCAGGACTCAGACGGACTCCGCGGGCCAGTCCACCCTGGGCTTCGTCATCGCGGACTCGCATCTGGAGGCGACGAAGCCCGCGAACATGGGTGGGGCGCAGGTGGCCTTCATGAACCCGGGCGGCGTGCGCGCGGACATCGCCCAGGGCGAGGTCACCTACGGCGAGGCCTTCACCACGCAGCCGTTCGGCAACAGCCTGGTCACCCTGACGCTGACGGGCGCGCAAATCGACCAACTGCTGGAGCAGCAGTGGCGGCCATCGGGTGCCACCCTCATGCTGCTTCCCTCGGCGGGCTTCACCTATTCGTTCAGCGCGTCGGCGCCCGTCGGAAGCCGCGTCGACCCGGCGTCCATCCGGATCAACGGCGTGCCCGTGAACCTGACGGCGGAGTACCGCGTCACCGCGAACAGCTACCTCGCGGCTGGCGCTGATGGCTTCCCGGTGTTCGCCGACGGGAAGAACCGGCTGGGTGGCGCCGTGGACAGCGACGCGCTGGAGGCTTACCTGAAGGCCCACAGCAGCCAGGCGAGTCCCTTGCCCACTCCCGCCCTCAATCGCATCACCGTCCTGCCCTAAGGGCCTGTTTCGGTCGGGAAGAAGGTCGGCCTCCTGCCGGATTGAAGAAGCAGGAGGCCGCGCCCCGGGGGAGTGAAGAAGGACGATGGCTGGCGGGTGCCAGACGCGTCAGGGCGACGCATCGAGCCGCTGCGCCCGGCCCGGCCGGAGCGGGGGGCATTGGGGTGTCGTGAAACAATCCCGCTCGCGTATCCTTGCTTCATGGGCCTCTTCAATCGTCTCTTCGGTCGCGCGGGCAGGCCGGCACCCACCTCGCCCGAGGCTGTGCGCGAGCTCCTCTTCGATGCCGTGCAATCACAGGATGACGCCGCGCTCATCCGGCTCTGTGCCGAGCATGAAGCCCTGCTCCTCGAGCACGCCCCCGCCTGGTTGACGGTTCCCGAGAGCGTCCGCAAGGAGCCGACACACCTCCAGCGCTATGGCCAGGGGCTCATCGGCATCGCCCAGTGCCTCGCGCAGACGCGGAACCGGCCCGAGCTGCTCCAGCGGATGATGGGGACCTCCGCCGACAACCCCGTCGTGCGCTGGCAGGAGACACGGGAGCGCGCCAACACGCTCATGGGCGGGCTGGACTTCGAAGGTGCGCTATCGCTGCTCACTCCCGAGGCGGAGCGAATCCAGGGCCTGTCGGGAGGAAGCGCCGAGTCCATGAAGGCCATGACCCTGGGGCAGATGGCTGCGTGTCATTTCCAGGAGGGCCGGGCGGAGACCGCGCTTCCGCTCTTCCGGCAGGCCATCGACCTGTGCCGGAGGGTCCGGGACGACGAAGGCGTCGTCGTCTACCTGGAGAACAGCTTCGAGGCGCACCGCTACCTGGGACGAGGAGTGGATGCCGCGGGCGTGGCCATGGAGCTCGCGGTGGCGCTGGAGCAGGTGGGCCAGGAGTCGCGGGCCCGCCGCATCCGGAAGGTTGCCGACATCGTCCGGGCCGGTGAGCCGCTCAATCGGGTGGTGGCACAGCTCGACAGCGTCACCCTCGAACTGGACGAGCTGCCCGCGCGCATCGAGGGGAGGCTGCAGTTCATCTTCTGCCGCAATCGACTCGCCCTTGCGCGCACCACGGCCCTGGTCGAGCGAGGCCGTGAGCTGGGCGGAGAGGGCCGCTACGAGGAGGCGCTCGCGCTCTTCCAGGAGGCACGGCGCATCGACTCCTACTCGCCCGAGCCCCGCTACGAAGGGGCCGTCACGCTCCTCCACCTCCAGCGCGCGAGCGAGGCCGTGTCCTGGTACGACGAGGCGGAGGCGCTTGCACCAGGCTGGTACCGCTGTCGCGCCGAGCGCTGGCTGGCTGCTGGAATTGCCGCCGGAAGGATTCCGTACCTGGCCTTCACCGTGATGCGTACGCTCGAGCATCCGAACCTGGGCGCGGAGGACCGGTTGCGACTCACGCGCCAGGCCATCGGAGAGGCACCGGGAGTGCCCGAGCTTCAACTGCAACTGGGCCGGCAGCTCATGGCGCTCGACCGGAAGGACGAGGCACGGGCGGCGCTCGAGGTGGGGTTGGCGCACGCGGAGGAGCCAGACATCCGCTCGCGGCTGCTGCTTGAGTCCGCGGCCGATGCCGCGCCTTCGCCGGACCGGGACAGGATGCTCCACGAGGCCATGGCGCCTGGGGGAAACCTGGTCGCCGCGGCCATGGCGCGGGTCCTGCTCCACTCGGGAACCGGCCAGCGCCTGGTTCACTGAGCCGCGGTCGAGCTCGAGCGGCGCACGCTCGAGCTCTTCAGGGGCCGCGCTGGTGTTGTCCAGAGCCGTCTGGGCTTGTGGGCATCAGGCTGTTGTGGCCGGCTTCCTGAGCAATTCGACGAGGGCGGAGATGCTGTGCTCTCCGTAGCCCCGCGCGACGGCCTCGCGAAGCAGCGCGTGCATGGGCTCGTGCCACGAGACGTCGAGGTTCCCCTCGGCCCCTATCTCATGGTCGTAGGGGATGCCCTCGTGGAACAGCCCCAGCGATGAAGCGGGCTTGCTGTAGTCACCCGTGTCGATCTCCTCCGCCAGCGAGGGCAATATCGAGCAGATCATCCGCAGCCATTTGACGGTGTATGGCACCAGCGTGCTCGCGCGCTTGCCTCGACGTGTGACGAGGGCTGCTCCCTGGAAGAAGCCGAGGAGCGCGGGGAGGAGGGTGCCACCCACGGCCATCTCGTACAGCTTGGCGAGGTCGGGTTCGGTGCCGAGGTGGACGGTGTCTCCGCCGAGCACTTTCAGCACGGCCTGGTGCTCGTCGAAGACCGCCTTGTCGCCGCTGTAGATGAGGAGGGTGTCTGGCTTGCCCACCGCATCCGGGACGTTCTTCACCGCGCCGTCCAGGAAGCGGAGGTCATGGCGCCTGGCCCACTCGGCCAGGCCGCGAGCGCTGGCGGGGGTTCCGGAGCTCAGCGTGACGAGCGTGCGGCCCGCCAGTGCGGACGCGGCGGGGGCCAGCACCTGGAGCGTGGCGTCGTAGGTCGTCAGGCAGGCGATGACGAGCGGGCTCGCGGCGACCGCGGCTTCGATGTCGTGGCGCTGGGTGGCGCCCCTCGCCACCAGCGGAGCGGCCTTCTCGGTGGTGCGGTTCCACACCGTGGTCGGGTGCCCGGCGTCAAGGAAGGCCCCCGCCACCGCGGCCCCCATGGAACCGAGCCCGATGACGCTCACCGCGATGCGGTGGTCATCCTGTGAAGTCTTGTTCCTGTTCATGGTCAGCACATCCGAAGGAGGAGAAGGAGTCCCTCGCGCTCGCGGGGAACGGTCCATATCTGGTGGGATGCTGACGATTTGGCAAGTACCGGCATTTTTATCGGGTACTGATGTTTCTGTTCGGATGGAGCCGGAATGAAGCGACGCAAGTACACCTGTGGACTGGATGCGGCCATCGACGTGATGGGCGGCAAATGGAAGGCCCTCATCCTGTGGTCATTGCAGACCGGAACGATGCGCTTCGGTGAGCTCAGGCGCTCGGTCCCTGGGCTCAGCGAGAGAGTCCTGATTGCTCAGCTCAAGGAGATGGAAGCCTGCGGGCTGGTCCATCGCGAGGTGTTCCACCAGGTGCCCCCGAAGGTGGAGTATTCGCTGACGGAGCTGGGCCACTCGCTCAACACCGCACTGCTGCCGCTGGGGGAGTGGGGCGAGAAGAACATGGCGCGCATCGAGGCCATCGCACGACGGGGCCAGCCGCGCTCTTGAGGCACGGCAGGGACTTCAGTGACCCACGGCCAGGGAGCAGGTCTTGAACCCTCTGTGCTCGGGTCCGGCTGTGTCCGGAACCAGGCACTCGGTCTTCCTGCTTTCTTGAGAGGGTCAGGTATTCCCACAACCTTCCGTCGCGCAGCAATCCCTGTCGAACGGAGGATTCAATGTTCCGCAGCCTGTGGGTGGCCCTGGTTTGTGTCGGAGTGATTGCGCACGCTGAAGAGAAGAACAAAGGGACTGGCTCCACTCCCAATCCGGTCGTGAAGCCAGTGCAGCCCCAGAACGAGCCCGCCAAGGACGCGCCTGTGACAGAGACGCTCGGGCCCGAGACGAAGAATCCCTCCAACAAGAAGGCGCATAAAGGACCTTCTCCCGAGGAGACCGCCAAGATGGAGGCCCTGCTCAAGCAACCTCGCGGGGAAGGGGACACGCAGTCGTGTATTGAGTCGGGTTACATGGGCGCGGCGGACTCAGTGCTGGTCGCGAATATGTACCTCTCGAATTGTGCATTCATCAGTCGCTCCAGCAGCGGCTTCCCCGAGCGCAAGTACACATTCAATTGCTGTGCGTCGAGCGCCGTGATTCGCGTCAATCAGACCGACTGGAACAACCTGAGGAATCAGGGCAAGTTGGATGGGTTGCGCTATCAGCAGATTTTCTGGGACGGGAACTCCTACAGTGTTTCGCATAAGCGGATGAAAGGCACTGGCCCCGAGGAGATTTCCACCCAGCAATATCTGCCTTGAGCGTCCGGGGTGTCTCCGCGGGGGTAGAGCGCACACTGCGCTGGAAGAGTCAGCATGTCCGCGCTGTGGCGTGAAGACGCGGGGGGGCCATCGCACGAAATCACCGGGGCGAGGAGGGCGAGAGGGCGACTCCAGGGATTGGCGAGT
This window contains:
- a CDS encoding bifunctional metallophosphatase/5'-nucleotidase, with translation MPQATPRSSLPGARPSVFLLAGAFVTGMFLFAHVGCGGDECQNAADCRDDNGPPASNTEWVCEDKRCVQHSVQVPPADSGTDAGLPDSGPPDSGPPDAGRPDAGTPDSGPTTVRVQVLAFNDFHGQLEEPTGQILSGVAPDGGPVRVNAGGVTYFARHIAALRATNPNTVVVAAGDLIGASPLLSALFHDEPTVEAMNLIGLDLVAVGNHEFDEGSAELLRMQSGGCHPVDGCLDGDGFPGAKFKFLAANVATSVDRTLFPRYDVREFEGVKVAFIGMTLEDTPEMVTPTGVAGLTFKDEVQTVNALVPELRRQGVEAIVVVVHQGGIPAWGSLVNDCKGEGAGGIIAGAIVGLVKGLDDAVDVVVSGHTHQAYNCVIDGKVVTSASSMGQLVTDIDLTLSKATGDVVDARANNVIVTRDVQEVGAVKDLVTKYQGLVTPRANRVIGWVAQTLRTQTDSAGQSTLGFVIADSHLEATKPANMGGAQVAFMNPGGVRADIAQGEVTYGEAFTTQPFGNSLVTLTLTGAQIDQLLEQQWRPSGATLMLLPSAGFTYSFSASAPVGSRVDPASIRINGVPVNLTAEYRVTANSYLAAGADGFPVFADGKNRLGGAVDSDALEAYLKAHSSQASPLPTPALNRITVLP
- a CDS encoding NAD(P)-dependent oxidoreductase encodes the protein MNRNKTSQDDHRIAVSVIGLGSMGAAVAGAFLDAGHPTTVWNRTTEKAAPLVARGATQRHDIEAAVAASPLVIACLTTYDATLQVLAPAASALAGRTLVTLSSGTPASARGLAEWARRHDLRFLDGAVKNVPDAVGKPDTLLIYSGDKAVFDEHQAVLKVLGGDTVHLGTEPDLAKLYEMAVGGTLLPALLGFFQGAALVTRRGKRASTLVPYTVKWLRMICSILPSLAEEIDTGDYSKPASSLGLFHEGIPYDHEIGAEGNLDVSWHEPMHALLREAVARGYGEHSISALVELLRKPATTA
- a CDS encoding helix-turn-helix domain-containing protein, translated to MKRRKYTCGLDAAIDVMGGKWKALILWSLQTGTMRFGELRRSVPGLSERVLIAQLKEMEACGLVHREVFHQVPPKVEYSLTELGHSLNTALLPLGEWGEKNMARIEAIARRGQPRS